In one window of Thermus aquaticus DNA:
- a CDS encoding cbb3-type cytochrome c oxidase subunit I, with amino-acid sequence MAVKSFPQVYAENPEKKLTLYYLVLGFVALLVGSLFGPFQALNYGNVDAYPLLKRLLPFVQSYYQGLTLHGVLNAIVFTQLLAMAVMFYLPARELRAYGVRPNLTWGWVAWWMAFLGLLVAALPLLANEATVLYTFYPPLKGHWAFYVGATVFVAASLVVGLLVIGMWLRFKQHHPERITPLATYMAVTFWLMWLLASLGLVVESVFLLIPWSLGLVQGVDPLLARTLFWYTGHPIVYFWLLPAYALLYLVLPKLAGGKLISDPLARVVFLLFLLFSVPVGFHHQYADPGITPTWKFVHAVLTLFVAVPSLITAFTVAASLELAGRMRGGKGLFGWIKALPWDNPAFVAPVLGLIAFIPGGAGGIVNASYTLNYVIHNTTWVPGHFHLQVGTLVTMTMMGAVFWLVPQLTGKPLTEGIRKAGLAGMWLWFVGMLVMAVGMHWQGLLNVPRRAYIAQAPDAYTHAAVPMVFNILAGIILLLAIVLFFYAFFALLFRGERRAEVAAEEVPFAEVLSDGGDTPAMRLLDRIWFWFALAVLLVVLAYGPTLVQLFGNLNPVPGWRLW; translated from the coding sequence ATGGCGGTGAAATCTTTTCCCCAAGTCTACGCAGAAAACCCCGAGAAGAAGCTCACCCTCTACTACTTGGTCCTGGGCTTCGTGGCCCTCCTTGTGGGAAGCCTCTTCGGCCCCTTCCAAGCCCTGAACTACGGGAACGTGGACGCCTACCCCTTGCTGAAGCGCCTCCTCCCCTTCGTCCAGTCCTACTACCAGGGCCTCACCCTGCACGGGGTCTTGAACGCCATCGTCTTCACCCAGCTTTTGGCCATGGCGGTCATGTTCTACCTCCCCGCCAGGGAGCTTAGGGCCTATGGGGTCCGCCCCAACCTCACCTGGGGGTGGGTGGCCTGGTGGATGGCCTTCCTGGGCCTCCTGGTAGCCGCCCTGCCCCTTCTGGCCAACGAGGCCACCGTCCTCTACACCTTCTATCCCCCCCTGAAAGGCCACTGGGCTTTCTACGTGGGGGCCACAGTCTTTGTGGCCGCTAGCCTGGTGGTGGGCCTCTTGGTCATCGGGATGTGGCTGCGCTTCAAGCAGCATCACCCGGAGCGCATCACCCCCTTGGCCACCTACATGGCGGTCACCTTCTGGCTCATGTGGCTCCTGGCCTCCTTGGGGTTGGTGGTGGAAAGCGTCTTCCTGCTCATCCCCTGGTCCCTGGGCCTCGTCCAGGGGGTGGACCCCCTTCTGGCCCGGACCCTCTTCTGGTACACCGGCCACCCCATCGTCTACTTCTGGCTCCTCCCCGCCTACGCCCTCCTCTACCTGGTCCTGCCTAAGCTGGCGGGGGGCAAGCTCATCTCCGATCCCCTGGCCCGGGTGGTCTTCCTCCTCTTCCTCCTCTTCTCCGTGCCCGTGGGCTTCCACCACCAGTACGCCGACCCCGGGATCACCCCCACCTGGAAGTTCGTCCATGCGGTCCTGACCCTTTTCGTGGCCGTGCCCAGCCTGATCACCGCCTTCACCGTGGCCGCCAGCCTGGAGCTGGCCGGGCGGATGCGGGGCGGGAAGGGCCTTTTTGGCTGGATCAAGGCCCTGCCCTGGGACAACCCCGCCTTCGTGGCCCCGGTGCTGGGCCTCATCGCCTTCATCCCTGGTGGGGCGGGGGGCATCGTGAACGCCAGCTACACCCTGAACTACGTGATCCACAACACCACTTGGGTGCCCGGCCACTTCCACCTCCAGGTGGGCACCCTGGTGACCATGACCATGATGGGGGCGGTCTTCTGGCTAGTGCCCCAGCTCACGGGCAAGCCCCTGACCGAGGGCATCCGCAAGGCGGGACTCGCGGGGATGTGGCTGTGGTTCGTGGGGATGCTGGTCATGGCGGTAGGGATGCACTGGCAGGGCCTCCTCAACGTGCCCCGGCGGGCCTACATCGCCCAGGCTCCGGACGCCTACACCCATGCGGCGGTCCCCATGGTCTTTAACATCCTCGCGGGCATTATCCTCCTCTTGGCCATCGTCCTCTTCTTCTACGCCTTCTTCGCCCTCCTATTCAGGGGGGAACGGCGGGCAGAGGTGGCTGCCGAGGAGGTGCCCTTCGCCGAGGTCCTCTCGGACGGCGGGGACACCCCAGCCATGCGCCTTCTGGACCGGATCTGGTTCTGGTTCGCCCTGGCCGTCCTCCTGGTGGTCCTGGCCTACGGCCCCACCTTGGTGCAACTCTTCGGCAACCTAAACCCCGTGCCCGGCTGGCGGCTCTGGTAA